The following nucleotide sequence is from Bacteroidota bacterium.
TTTTTTACCCATCTGTGTCGATTGGTAGGTAGGCTGAACAAACGAACGTCCTAACTCGATGGTATATGGAAGGTAATCGTATAAAAAATTATCGCTGAAATGAAAAAGTTTTGCAGTGGCAATCTTTACCTTACCATTTTCGTCCCTGCTCATTAATCCGCCAAAATGAAAACGGTAGCCACCGAGAATTTCTTTCTCCTGGGGGTCCCAGACAATTAATTGCCTGTATGGATTATCATTTGTATCGTATTCGTCCAAATCAATCTCAAGCCCTGTTCCGCCTCCGGCTTTACGAAAGGTTAATTCACGCAGTCTGCCAATTTCCCTTAAAATGTGAGGCGAATCCTGGTGGGTAATCACATATAGCTCATTTCCTGCATTGTTTGTATCGCGCAGGAACTTATCAGGGGTAAGTTCTTTTTCGATTAGTTTTTTATCCACCGGCTGTATGAGCTCTTTCATATTTGTTCTATTCAGAGTAATCCCACAAATTTATAAAATATTTCGCAGCCTGCATAGGCTGTCTACAGAGGAATAGTTCTTACGCCATCGAGAAGGTAAACTTTTTCTTTGACCCAACGGGCCCATTCGATTGGTTTTTTCGAATGGTCGAAAGTTTGCCAGGGAATTGGTTGCCCAAATTTTACCACTATGGTTTTGTTACGATGTTTGTATGTTTCATCGATCAGGTAAAGCATTTCGATGTTGGCTTTTATACTAAGTTTTTTGCGTATGGTGCCAAGTCTGTAAAAGAATTCGGAGTTTCGACCTCCCATATGAATGGGTATTACATCGCGCTGGTATTGCCGTGCCTTGGTAATAAAACTTTTTTGCCATTCGAGGTCCACAATTTGACCTTTAACCCGACGACTCACATAACCTGCCGGAAAGGTAAGAATCTGGTCGTTGGAACGGAAAGTCGCGTCAATTCTTTCAGCAAGCTCTATGCCTTGTCTTCCGTGTTTGTTGATGGGGATAAAAACTGTACTTAGATTTCGAAGGTTCATGAGTATGTCGTTTACTAAGAACTTGAACCCTCCATAATGCCTGGCCACAAGATGCATAATTATCTGTCCGTCGAAACCTCCCAGAGGGTGATTCGATACGAAAATAAACCTTCCCTCTTTTGGGAGGTTTTCTTCGCCTTCAGTCACAATGTGTACATTAAATTCCTTTATCATCGCATTGGCAAAGTCCAACCCTTTCAAATGACCATATTCCCTAAGTAGTTTATTGATAAAGTCTTCGTGGGCTATCCGCCTCAGGTAAGTGTAAATAAACCCCGGTAGAAGGCGAGCCAGACGAGGGTTTTTTTCATAAAATATTTTTTTGATGTCGACCTGTTGTATGCTTTGATTCGTTGATGGGTTCATTCGATTAATACCGTCTTGGTTCAGATGCTAATTTATAATTATTTGAATTGATACTGTAAGTCAATGGATTAAAAACGGATTTTTTCCTTATTCACAATTACAAAGAAGTTTTCAACAAAAGTGGTAAAAAGTGGGTAATAATGGTAAAATGTGGGAATTTTTGTTGTAGTTTTACCAAAATTTATTTGTGCTATGATCACATTTGTTGGCGACCATATTTGTAAGCTCGATGCAAAGGGGCGGCTCATGCTGCCTGCTGCTTTGTGCAAGCAAATGGAGGAAGGTCAGCCTGCGAAGTTTATTATTAAAAAGGATGTGTTCGAAGGTTGTCTGGTGCTTTACCCATTCGAGGAGTGGGACCGTCAGGTAAAAAGCCTGCGAAAAAAATTGAATCCATATAAAAAAGAACACAATACTTTTTTAAGGGTGTTTTTTAAAGGTGTGGCCGAGGCCATTGCCGATTCAAGTAACCGGCTTTTAATACCTAAGCGATTATTAGATGAGGTAGGAATCGATAAAGATGTGGTTTTAGCAGGACAGCCAGGAAAGATTGAATTATGGGCCAAAGGCAAATATGATGCGATTGAATTAAGCGACGACGATTTTGCCAACATGGCCGAAAAACTATTGGATGGATTTGTAGACGAAGCAGAAGAATGACAGACTATCACCAACCCGTACTGTTGCAGGAGAGTGTGGATGGGTTAAACATAAAACCCGATGGGATTTATGTCGATGCAACTTTCGGAGGGGGTGGTCACTCCCGCGAGATATTAAAGAGACTTAAAGGTGGCAAGCTTGTTGGCTTTGACCAGGATACCGATGCCAAACAGAATCTGATCGACGACGACAGGTTTTTGTTTGCACACCATAATTTCAGTTATCTGAAAAATTTCCTCGACTATTTCGAAATTGATGCAATCGATGGTTTATTGGCAGATCTGGGTGTTTCGTCCCACCATTTTGATAAGGCCGACCGGGGATTTTCTTATCGTTTCGATGCCCCAGTGGATATGCGAATGAACCAGCAGGCAGCTTTTTCGGCTTTCGATTTACTGAATACCTATACGTTCGAGCAGCTGGCCAAAATCTTTAGGGAGTATGGTGAACTGAATCATCCAGCCAAATTGGCCAATGAGCTCATCAGTTATCGGAATCAGAAACCTATCGAACAAACCCGCGATCTTCTGGAAGCCTTGTCAAGCTCCATGCCCCGACAGGCCGAAAACCAGTTTTTGGCAAAAGTCTATCAGGCCCTTCGAATTGAAGTTAACCGCGAAATGGATAACCTGAAAAGTCTGCTCCTTCAGGCTCGGGATGTATTAAAACCAGGCGGACGATTGGTCGTTATCAGTTATCATTCGCTCGAAGACAGGTTGGTAAAGGATTTTATTCGTGACGGATCTTTTGAAAAAGACGAGTCTATTGATTTATATGGCAATAAGAAGGAAGTATTCAGGGCATTGAATAAAAAAGTAATTGTTCCTGGTGAAGAAGAGATTAGAACAAATAACAGGGCTCGCAGTGCCAAATTGCGAATTGCCGAAAAAAATTAAGTGAGATGCTCGGGAAAAAGTCATCGAAAGTTGAGTTTGTAGCTTCTTCGGTCGAACAAAACGAAGTAAAGAGCCTTAGCCTGAAAAATATGCTCGATGGTTCCTTGCTTACGGGTAAAACCCTTGTTTCTCAATTGCCTTTTATTCTTTTTTTGGTAATGCTGGCTATTTTTTATATCGGCAACCATTACCATGCCGAGCGAATGTACCGCAAGCTTTTAAAGGAAAGGGAAGAGATTAAAAACTTAAGGGCCGAGCAATTGACTACCGCTGCCGAATTAATGAATCTGAGCAAAGCATCGAATGTAGAAGATATGGTGCAGGAACGGGGACTTGGTTTGAAACAGCCTACCCGTCCACCTTATAAAATTGAAGCAGATTAAAGAATGTCTATCAAACGCGACATATTGTGGCGAATTGGCCTGGTGTACCTGGGGATTCTGGCATTTGCAGTTTTGCTTGCCTCCAAGTTACTTTTTCTTCAGTTTATCGAAGGACCGGAACTTAGAGCTAAAGCTGAAGAAACCCGCATTAAGAATTTTATTATTCCTGCACACCGAGGCGATATATATGCTTCCGATATGCGACTTCTGGCCAGTTCGGTTCCTTATTATGAGGTGAGGATTGATTTTAAAGCCGCTGGTCTTAAACGCGAAGTGTTCAACGAAGGTATTGACTCACTAGCTTATTGTATGTCGCGCCTGTTTAAGGACAAATCGGCCGCAGCCTATCGCAGGGAGTTTACTACCGCCCGTCGCAACGGCGAACGATATTACCTGCTCAAAGCAAGTGTAAACTACCTTCAACTGAAAGAAATGAAAACCTTTCCTATTTTCCGCCTGGGCCGAAACAAGGGGGGTATCATGTTTGTCGAACGCAGCCGCCGCATTAATCCGCATGGGAATCTTGCCCTGCGCACCATAGGATATACTTCGCAGGGCGAAATGGGAAATATTGTCGGCATCGAGGGTGCTTATGATGAATTTTTGGGTGGTGTGGAAGGTGTAAAAACAATGCAAAAGCTTTCTGGCGGGGTATGGATGCCCGTTGATGACGATGGCGAAATTGATCCCAAAGATGGCAGCAATGTGGTTTCTACTATCAATGTCGATTTACAGGATGTGGCACACCGGGCGCTTTTATCGCAATTGGTGGCCCACGATGCAGGTTACGGTTGCGTGGTGGTGATGGAAGTAAACACAGGCGATATAAAGGCAATGGTGAATATGAAAAAGGTCGACAATCAATACCTCGAAGTTTACAACTACGCCATTGGTGCCAGCACCGAACCGGGGTCGACTTTCAAATTACCTGCTTTACTGGCTGCCATTGAAGATGGGTATATCGATCTGGAAGATACCATCAATACAGGCAACGGGATATTTGAACATTACGACATTACTATTCGCGACGAAAGTCATGAAACCGGCGGATATGGCAAGATTACAGTGCAGGAGGTTTTTGAAAAATCGTCGAATGTGGGTATGGCCAAAATAATTACTGGAGCTTATGGCAAAAAGCCTGCTCGTTTTGTCGATAAGATTTATAACCTCGGGTTAAACGACCCGCTGAATATCGACATCAGAGGAGAAGGGATGCCCCAAATAAATTATCCTGGCGACAAGCTCTGGTCGGGTGTATCGCTGGCGCAAATGTCTTATGGCTACGAACTCAAGCTTACTCCCCTGCAAATACTTACTTATTACAACGCCATTGCCAACGATGGTAAAATGGTTAAGCCACGCTTCGTGAGCGAAATTCAACGAAGAGGTAGTGTGGAAAAAAGGTTTCCTGTCGAAGTGATCAATCCTTCTATCTGTTCCCGTTCCACCCTTAAAAAGGCCCGAAAGATGCTTGAAGGCGTTGTCGAACATGGAACAGCAACAAATCTGAAAGCATCGAATTTTAAAATTGCAGGGAAAACGGGTACTACTCAATTGTACGATAAGCAATTTGGTTACAAGGGCGACAAACGGAGCTATCAGGCCTCGTTTGTGGGTTACTTCCCTGCGAATGCGCCCCGTTATTCCTGCATTGTGGTGGTAAATGCCCCATCGAAAAATGTGTATTACGGTAACCGAGTGGCAGGTCCTGTTTTTCTTGAAATAGCCAATAAGGTGTATGCCACCAGTTTGGACCTTCAAGTAGCAGTGAACGAAGAAAAAGCAGATAGTGTGGAGCTTCCTTATTCAAAGAATGGATATAAAGATTATACCCTCCTGGCACTCAAAAAACTGGATATCAAATCTAAAACGGGTAAGGAAACAGGCGACTGGATAAGCACTCAAAAAGTAGATGATGCCATAAGGCTGAATAATCTTAGGCTTGCCAATAATCTGATGCCCAATACAGTTGCAATGGGTTTGCGCGATGCACTTTACCTGCTCGAGAATATGGGTTTACAAGTTGAAGTACGTGGCAGGGGTAGTGTGCGCCGGCAGTCTATTCCGGCAGGATCCAGGGTTCGAAGAGGCGATAGGGTAGTATTGGAATTGAGTTTTACAAACTAAAAGATGAAACGCTTAAACGAAATAGCAACCAATTTTGAATTCGCTCTGTTTGGCAATGGTAACATGCCTGTGGAACGTATTGTTTTCGATTCGAGGCAGGTGCGCAAAGGAGATTTGTTTGTGGCACTTCGGGGCACAGCGCATGACGGCCATATTTATATACCTGAAGTAATTGAAAAAGGTGTCGATTGCATTGTGTGCGAGCAGTTACCGGAAGAATCGCCAGAAGGTGTATGTTTTTTAAAAGTGAAAGATTCGCATGCGGCTATTGGACATCTGGCCTCCAATTTTTATGGCAATCCTTCTTCGAAGTTAGAATTAGTAGGTGTTACTGGTACCAACGGGAAGACCTCAATAGCTACACTACTTTATCAGCTCTTTACCAAACTTGGCTATCAATCGGGTTTACTCTCTACGGTGCGTAACCTCATTGGTGAGGTAGCATTGGATTCAACGCATACCACACCTGATGCCGTGAGCCTGAATAAGCTTTTGGCAGATATGGTCGATGCAGGCTGTAAGTATGCTTTTATGGAGGTTAGTTCACATGCCATCGACCAACGGCGTATTGCCGGGCTGCAATTCCGGGGAGGTATTTTTTCAAACATCACGCACGATCACCTCGACTACCATAAAACCTTCGATGCCTATATTAAAGCCAAAAAACAATTCTTTGACGAACTTCCTTCCGATGCTTTCGCGCTGGTAAATATCGACGATAAACACGGAAGGGTAATGGTACAGAATACACGGGCCAGGGTTCTCACTTATTCCATAAACCATGTATCTGACTTCAAGGCAAAAATACTCGAGAGCCATTTCGATGGCACTAAAATACTGCTGAACCAATCTGAAGTTTGGACACAGCTTATCGGGCAGTTTAATGTCAGCAACCTGCTTGCCATTTATGGTGCAGCTTCGCTGCTGCTCGAAGGTGATTTGGAAATTCTTCCCCACCTCAGTGCTTTAAAAACAGTGGAAGGTAGATTCCAGTACCTTCGGTCAAAGCATGGAGTTACAGCCATTGTGGACTATGCCCATACTCCTGATGCCTTACTCAATGTGCTTTCTACCATTAACAGCATACGCAAAGGTAATGAGCAGCTTATTACCGTGGTAGGTGCCGGAGGAAACCGCGACAAAACCAAGCGTCCGGTAATGGCAAAAATCGCTGTCCGCGAAAGTGACAGGCTCATTCTTACTTCAGACAATCCGAGGAACGAAAACCCCCAATCTATCATCGACGATATGATGGCCGGTGTCGAAAGTTCCTTGCACTTTAAAGTCTTGTCGATATTAGATCGACGCGAAGCCATCAGGGCTGCCTGCATGATGGCACGCCCAGGAGATATTCTCCTGGTAGCTGGGAAAGGCCACGAAAATTACCAGGAAATCATGGGGGTAAAAATACATTTCAGTGACCAGGAGGTGATTTCAGAGATTTTTATGTCGAACATTCCACACAAAAACGCTTAATATGCTTTACGCTTTATTTGATTATTTACATCAGTTTGAATTTCCCGGAGCCGGCTTGTTTCAATATATTTCCTTTAGGGCATCCCTGGCGATTATCACTTCACTGATACTTTCGCTCGTGGTGGGTAAGCGCATTATATATTTTCTTCAGCGTAAGCAGATTGGTGAAACTATTCGCAACCTGGGCCTGGAGGGTCAGATGCAGAAGAAAGGTACTCCTACCATGGGAGGTATTATTATTCTTACCTCGATTCTTATTCCTGTTTTGTTGTTTGGCGATTTAACGAACGTCTATGTGGTGCTGATGCTCATTACTACCATATGGCTTGGGTTTGTGGGATTTCTCGACGATTACATCAAAGTATTTAAGAAAAATAAAATTGGCTTACGCGGAAAATTTAAGCTTCTCGGCCAGGTTGTGTTGGGAGTTGTAGTGGGGTTAACCATGTATCTGCACGAAGATGTAGTGATTCGGGAAAAAGTAATTCATCCCGATGGCAGGTCGGTAATGCAGGTGGTAGAAGGTACCGGTACGGAAGTAAATCAAATAGTAGCCCTTACGCGCGATGTGAAATCGACCAAGGTTAATGTTCCCTTTTTAAAGAATAATGAATTCGATTATGCACGTATCATAGGATTTCTTGGCGAGAAGGGCAGGCCTTTTGTATGGATAGTATTTATTTTGGCGGTGATTTTTATCCTTACTGCCGTTTCCAATGGGGCCAATCTTACCGATGGCCTTGACGGACTAGCTGCAGGTACCTCTGCCATTATCGGCACAACGCTTGGTATCCTGGCGTATGTTTCGGGCAATACCATCATTGCCGATTACCTCAACATCATGTATATACCCCACTCTGGTGAGTTGGTGGTGTATATCAGTGCATTTATTGGCGCTATGGTGGGTTTTCTCTGGTATAACTCTTACCCGGCACAGGTATTTATGGGCGACACAGGCAGTCTTGCCATTGGAGGCATTGTAGCCGTTTTTGCCATTCTTATCCGCAAAGAATTGCTTATTCCCATACTCGCCGGCATCTTTCTGGTCGAAACAATTTCGGTTATGATGCAGGTGAGCTGGTTTAAATACACAAAAAATAAATATGGCGAGGGTCGGAGAATTTTTCTCATGTCGCCTCTGCATCACCATTTTCAGAAAAAAGGATATCCCGAACCCAAAATCGTGACTCGTTTTTGGATCGTGAGTATTCTACTTGCAGTAATAACAATAGTAACACTTAAAATAAGGTAGTCTATGGAAAAGCGCATTGTCATTCTCGGTGCCGGAGAGAGCGGAACAGGTTCTGCTGTACTGGCTAAAAAACAGGGGTTTGATGTTTTTGTTTCCGATTTGGGAAAAATCAAACCACATTACAAGGAAATCTTGTTTAACTACGAGATAGAATGGGAAGAAGAG
It contains:
- a CDS encoding 1-acyl-sn-glycerol-3-phosphate acyltransferase; protein product: MNPSTNQSIQQVDIKKIFYEKNPRLARLLPGFIYTYLRRIAHEDFINKLLREYGHLKGLDFANAMIKEFNVHIVTEGEENLPKEGRFIFVSNHPLGGFDGQIIMHLVARHYGGFKFLVNDILMNLRNLSTVFIPINKHGRQGIELAERIDATFRSNDQILTFPAGYVSRRVKGQIVDLEWQKSFITKARQYQRDVIPIHMGGRNSEFFYRLGTIRKKLSIKANIEMLYLIDETYKHRNKTIVVKFGQPIPWQTFDHSKKPIEWARWVKEKVYLLDGVRTIPL
- a CDS encoding division/cell wall cluster transcriptional repressor MraZ, producing the protein MITFVGDHICKLDAKGRLMLPAALCKQMEEGQPAKFIIKKDVFEGCLVLYPFEEWDRQVKSLRKKLNPYKKEHNTFLRVFFKGVAEAIADSSNRLLIPKRLLDEVGIDKDVVLAGQPGKIELWAKGKYDAIELSDDDFANMAEKLLDGFVDEAEE
- the rsmH gene encoding 16S rRNA (cytosine(1402)-N(4))-methyltransferase RsmH → MTDYHQPVLLQESVDGLNIKPDGIYVDATFGGGGHSREILKRLKGGKLVGFDQDTDAKQNLIDDDRFLFAHHNFSYLKNFLDYFEIDAIDGLLADLGVSSHHFDKADRGFSYRFDAPVDMRMNQQAAFSAFDLLNTYTFEQLAKIFREYGELNHPAKLANELISYRNQKPIEQTRDLLEALSSSMPRQAENQFLAKVYQALRIEVNREMDNLKSLLLQARDVLKPGGRLVVISYHSLEDRLVKDFIRDGSFEKDESIDLYGNKKEVFRALNKKVIVPGEEEIRTNNRARSAKLRIAEKN
- a CDS encoding transpeptidase family protein, producing the protein MSIKRDILWRIGLVYLGILAFAVLLASKLLFLQFIEGPELRAKAEETRIKNFIIPAHRGDIYASDMRLLASSVPYYEVRIDFKAAGLKREVFNEGIDSLAYCMSRLFKDKSAAAYRREFTTARRNGERYYLLKASVNYLQLKEMKTFPIFRLGRNKGGIMFVERSRRINPHGNLALRTIGYTSQGEMGNIVGIEGAYDEFLGGVEGVKTMQKLSGGVWMPVDDDGEIDPKDGSNVVSTINVDLQDVAHRALLSQLVAHDAGYGCVVVMEVNTGDIKAMVNMKKVDNQYLEVYNYAIGASTEPGSTFKLPALLAAIEDGYIDLEDTINTGNGIFEHYDITIRDESHETGGYGKITVQEVFEKSSNVGMAKIITGAYGKKPARFVDKIYNLGLNDPLNIDIRGEGMPQINYPGDKLWSGVSLAQMSYGYELKLTPLQILTYYNAIANDGKMVKPRFVSEIQRRGSVEKRFPVEVINPSICSRSTLKKARKMLEGVVEHGTATNLKASNFKIAGKTGTTQLYDKQFGYKGDKRSYQASFVGYFPANAPRYSCIVVVNAPSKNVYYGNRVAGPVFLEIANKVYATSLDLQVAVNEEKADSVELPYSKNGYKDYTLLALKKLDIKSKTGKETGDWISTQKVDDAIRLNNLRLANNLMPNTVAMGLRDALYLLENMGLQVEVRGRGSVRRQSIPAGSRVRRGDRVVLELSFTN
- a CDS encoding UDP-N-acetylmuramoyl-L-alanyl-D-glutamate--2,6-diaminopimelate ligase, which gives rise to MKRLNEIATNFEFALFGNGNMPVERIVFDSRQVRKGDLFVALRGTAHDGHIYIPEVIEKGVDCIVCEQLPEESPEGVCFLKVKDSHAAIGHLASNFYGNPSSKLELVGVTGTNGKTSIATLLYQLFTKLGYQSGLLSTVRNLIGEVALDSTHTTPDAVSLNKLLADMVDAGCKYAFMEVSSHAIDQRRIAGLQFRGGIFSNITHDHLDYHKTFDAYIKAKKQFFDELPSDAFALVNIDDKHGRVMVQNTRARVLTYSINHVSDFKAKILESHFDGTKILLNQSEVWTQLIGQFNVSNLLAIYGAASLLLEGDLEILPHLSALKTVEGRFQYLRSKHGVTAIVDYAHTPDALLNVLSTINSIRKGNEQLITVVGAGGNRDKTKRPVMAKIAVRESDRLILTSDNPRNENPQSIIDDMMAGVESSLHFKVLSILDRREAIRAACMMARPGDILLVAGKGHENYQEIMGVKIHFSDQEVISEIFMSNIPHKNA
- a CDS encoding phospho-N-acetylmuramoyl-pentapeptide-transferase, translated to MLYALFDYLHQFEFPGAGLFQYISFRASLAIITSLILSLVVGKRIIYFLQRKQIGETIRNLGLEGQMQKKGTPTMGGIIILTSILIPVLLFGDLTNVYVVLMLITTIWLGFVGFLDDYIKVFKKNKIGLRGKFKLLGQVVLGVVVGLTMYLHEDVVIREKVIHPDGRSVMQVVEGTGTEVNQIVALTRDVKSTKVNVPFLKNNEFDYARIIGFLGEKGRPFVWIVFILAVIFILTAVSNGANLTDGLDGLAAGTSAIIGTTLGILAYVSGNTIIADYLNIMYIPHSGELVVYISAFIGAMVGFLWYNSYPAQVFMGDTGSLAIGGIVAVFAILIRKELLIPILAGIFLVETISVMMQVSWFKYTKNKYGEGRRIFLMSPLHHHFQKKGYPEPKIVTRFWIVSILLAVITIVTLKIR